A DNA window from Danio aesculapii chromosome 14, fDanAes4.1, whole genome shotgun sequence contains the following coding sequences:
- the gpr151 gene encoding G-protein coupled receptor 151 — MDKPASVNISSGNSSVDRRSFLERSGYQHLDPGELRVLIPVLLGVICVLGFSGNLTAIGVLITNARKSKLSLINALILNLMMADGLVLAFTVPFRAAAYSRASWTLGLFICKTCDWFLHSCMAAKSFTVAIMAKACYRYVSNPTKQVSIRMKTVLVVLMLAWLLACVLPLPHWLFSKLQKEPNGMVCVQVVPLHARNFMSIYVKAYPLLAFCTPLSVALLYFWKAYGRCQRRSSKTQNLRTQIRSRKLTLMLFSLTVAMASMWLPQWVSWVWMRHAVETGGGFPPVLFSLSAQILMFSISLINPLIVLALSEEFREGYIDLWRRLTLRKPPKNKPGPHTPTAPKSPTPRPETADLPPQRTEQPETPPDTAPQDSPNNKDGMVLQDVEQFWQERETGSQNHENDPVPWEHQEPKGGTQ; from the coding sequence ATGGATAAGCCAGCATCAGTTAACATCAGCTCGGGGAACAGCTCCGTGGACAGACGCTCGTTCCTGGAGAGAAGCGGATACCAGCACCTGGACCCCGGAGAGCTGCGGGTGCTGATCCCTGTGCTACTGGGGGTCATCTGTGTTCTGGGCTTCAGCGGGAACTTGACGGCCATTGGTGTCCTGATCACCAACGCACGCAAGAGTAAACTTTCCCTAATCAACGCGCTCATCTTGAACCTGATGATGGCCGACGGTCTGGTGCTGGCGTTCACAGTGCCCTTCAGAGCGGCAGCGTACTCGCGGGCCAGCTGGACCCTGGGGCTGTTCATCTGCAAGACCTGCGACTGGTTCCTGCACTCCTGCATGGCCGCCAAGAGCTTCACCGTCGCCATCATGGCTAAAGCCTGCTACAGGTATGTCAGCAACCCTACCAAACAGGTGAGCATCCGCATGAAGACCGTCCTGGTGGTGCTGATGCTGGCATGGCTGTTAGCCTGTGTGTTGCCCCTTCCGCATTGGCTCTTCTCCAAACTCCAGAAGGAACCCAATGGGATGGTGTGTGTTCAGGTGGTGCCACTCCATGCCCGTAATTTCATGTCAATATATGTAAAGGCGTACCCGCTCCTAGCCTTCTGTACGCCGCTAAGCGTCGCTCTTCTTTACTTCTGGAAGGCGTACGGGAGATGCCAGAGGAGGTCTAGTAAGACGCAGAACCTGCGGACGCAGATCCGATCTCGAAAGTTAACACTAATGCTGTTTAGCTTGACCGTAGCCATGGCTAGCATGTGGCTCCCGCAGTGGGTGTCGTGGGTGTGGATGCGGCATGCGGTGGAGACAGGCGGAGGGTTCCCTCCAGTGCTCTTCAGTCTGTCAGCACAGATATTAATGTTCTCCATCTCTCTAATCAACCCGCTCATCGTCCTGGCTCTCTCCGAGGAGTTCCGCGAGGGCTACATCGATTTATGGCGGAGGCTCACTCTTCGCAAACCACCGAAGAATAAGCCAGGACCGCACACCCCGACTGCCCCCAAATCGCCCACTCCACGCCCCGAGACGGCCGACCTGCCTCCACAGCGGACAGAGCAGCCGGAGACCCCGCCGGACACCGCACCGCAGGACAGTCCCAACAATAAAGATGGAATGGTTCTGCAGGACGTGGAGCAGTTCTGGCAGGAGCGGGAGACGGGCTCTCAGAACCATGAGAACGACCCCGTCCCATGGGAACACCAGGAGCCCAAAGGTGGAACACAGTAA